CGCATCCGATCGTTCGGCAGATACCGCCGAGCGACTGAACGGCTCAACGAACAGTATGGAACCGAAGACAAAGAGGAGTGGCGAGCTCACGCCGTCGACGACACGACTTCGGAGAACTAGTCGACCGATGGCAAGTGATCTCGAGCGTTGCGACGTCTGCTACGGCGACGATCCGTTCAAAGGAGCCGACTATTCACGGCCGTGGGTACTTATCAGCAACGAGTCACAGCCGTTTCAGGGCGATCAGTACATCGCTCTCGCACTGACGACCCGAACCTGGCACGACGGATTTGTTCGGATCCCCGACGACGCCTGGGTCGAAGGCGGGACGCCGAAGTCGAGCAGTATCGTTCCGTGGAGCGTGGAAACCATCGACGCAAACGACATCGAGTTCCGACAAGGCCGTCTGGAAACGGCACTCGTCGATGAAACCGTTGCCACGCTCACGGAGTATGTCTCTTGAACGCTGAAAGCGACCTATCGGAGACGGTTTCGATTTAGCGAACCGAATCGAGCAGGAGTTTCTGTTCGGTCCGCTTGACTTCGTGCTGAACGTCGCGAACGGCGTCGATGTTCGCCGAGATCGAACTCACGCCCTCGTCAACGAGGAACTGGACCATCTCCGGCTTGGAGCCAGCCTGCCCGCAGATGCTCGTCTCGACATCGTGTTCGCGACAGGTCTCGATGACGGTCCCGATCAGTTTCAGGATCGACGGGTGGAGCTCGTCGAACCGGTCGGCGACGTGTTCGTTGTTCCGGTCGACCGCGAGCGTGTACTGGGTGAGGTCGTTGGTGCCGAAGGAGGCGAAATCGATCCCCGCCTCGGCCATCCCCTCGATCGACAGCGCGGAGGCCGGCGTCTCGATCATCGCCCCCCACTTGCGCTTCTTGTGGTCGATCCCCGCCTCCTCCATCAGCCGCTTGGCCTGATAGATGTCCTCGGCATCGTTGACCAGCGGGAACATGATCTCGACGTTGTCGTAGCCCATCTCGTACAGTCGGCGGAACGCCTCGAGTTCGTGGGCGAAGACCTCGGGCCGGTCGAGCGACCGGCGAATCCCGCGATAGCCGAGCATCGGGTTGTGCTCCTTTGGCTCGTCGTCGCCGCCCTCGAGCTGGCGGAACTCGT
Above is a window of Natronorubrum tibetense GA33 DNA encoding:
- a CDS encoding type II toxin-antitoxin system PemK/MazF family toxin, which translates into the protein MASDLERCDVCYGDDPFKGADYSRPWVLISNESQPFQGDQYIALALTTRTWHDGFVRIPDDAWVEGGTPKSSSIVPWSVETIDANDIEFRQGRLETALVDETVATLTEYVS